The Deinococcus depolymerans genome contains the following window.
CGGGGTCGGGCGTGCCGGGCGGGCCGGGCAGGAGCAGGGTGGGGCGGGCGTCCAGGCCGACGCTGCCGGTGGTGTCCAGGCGTTCGAGGACGGCGCCGAAGGTCCAGTCGCGGGCCCACAGGCGCTTGACGGCCTGCAGGGCGGCGGTGCCGCTGGTGTGCGCGCCGGGCGGCTGGTACGGGGCGGGTTCGGCGTGCAGGGTGCCGGGGCGGCGGGCGTGCAGCGGCGCGTGGTCCAGCGCGGCGGCGCGCAGCGCTCCGTGGAACTGCTGTACGGCGTCGTCCAGCAGGTAGCTGGTGCGGATCAGCGCCTGGGCCTGTGCGCTCAGGGGTTCCAGGGCGTCCTCGTCGATGCGGGTGGGGCGAATGGGGGTGAACAGTCGCGCCAGCCGTTCCGGGAGGTTGTTCTGCCGGTAGAAGGCTTCCTCGAAGGTGGCGGGAACGAGCAGCCCGCTCACGCCGTGGCGGGCCAGCCGGGCGGGTTCGTTCCCGTGCAGGGTGGGGTTCCGGGCGGCTTCCACGAAGCTCAGCATGTGTTCAGGGTAGCGCGGGCTGCTGCCCGGGGCGGCGTGGGTGTCCGGCCCGCCCGGCGGGCCTGCCTGACCTGAACGGGGACGGGGCGCTCCGGGAGGCGGGGTCCGGGTCATACGGACTGCCGTTTGTCTCGCTGACAATCTGGAACTTCACCGGATTGCCAGCTCCACGTCCGGCAGCCCGCCCTGCTCCTCCTCTGCGGGGCAGCTCTCCGAGTCGCATCCGCTCGGATTGAATGGGCTGCAAAGACCATTCAATCGGAGTCCGTCTCATACGGATTCCGTTTGTTTCGTTAACAGATCGGAACACCACCGATCTGTCAACTCCACGTCCGGAACCCGCCCAGCTCCCACTCGCATCCGCTCGGATTGAATGGGCTTTGCAGCCCATTCAATCGGAGTCCGTCTCAGTTCAGGCCGTGGCTCAGGCGGGCGCGCATCCAGGATTTCACGCTGCTGGCGCCGGGCGTGTCGCGCACGACGACTGCCACGTACCCGAACGGTACGGGGCAGACGACGAGGACGCGGTCCTGGAATTCCAGTTGCACGGCCCGGACGGGCGCGGCGGCCTGCAGGTGGTGCGCGACGCCGTGCGCGGCCGTGCCGAGGAAACGGACGTACGCGCCGACCTCCGGGTCGAGCGGCACGGCGTTCAGCGGCACCCCGGCCGGGTCGAAGGCCCAGGCGGCGGTCACGCCGGGCAGGACGTTCAGACCGGCGGTGAACATCTGCGCCTGCGCGGCCTGCTGCGCGCGGCGGGCGGCGGTGTCGGCCGGGTCGGTGTCGGCCGGGTCTGCCAGGGTGGGGGCGGGGACGCTGGGGGGCGGGGTCGCGGCGTCCGGGCGGGTGGCGGGCAGGGGGGTCGGGGTGGTGTCCGGGGTGGCCGGCGCGGCGCTGGCAGGCAGCGGACTGGCGGGCGGGGAGGTGGCCTGCAGGGTGGCGGCGCTGTCGGCCAGCCATTCCTGCAGGGCCGGGAACAGCACGCCGGGCCGCAGGGGCTTACGCAGCACGTCCAGCACACCCAGTTCGCGGGCCTCGGCGCGCAGGTCGTCCTCGACGATGCCGGTCATGAACACCACGGGCAGGTGCGGGTGGGTGCGGCGCAGCGTGCGGGCCAGTTCCACGCCGTTCATGCCGGGCATGCGCACGTCGGTCAGGACCAGGGCCGTGTCGGGGGTCAGCGCGGCCAGCGCCGCCTGTCCGCTGTCCGCCACGCGGACGGGCAGGTGCGGTGAGAGCAGGAATTCCATGGTCTGA
Protein-coding sequences here:
- a CDS encoding response regulator, whose translation is MTAHLPRRPSILIVDDSPGVLQTMEFLLSPHLPVRVADSGQAALAALTPDTALVLTDVRMPGMNGVELARTLRRTHPHLPVVFMTGIVEDDLRAEARELGVLDVLRKPLRPGVLFPALQEWLADSAATLQATSPPASPLPASAAPATPDTTPTPLPATRPDAATPPPSVPAPTLADPADTDPADTAARRAQQAAQAQMFTAGLNVLPGVTAAWAFDPAGVPLNAVPLDPEVGAYVRFLGTAAHGVAHHLQAAAPVRAVQLEFQDRVLVVCPVPFGYVAVVVRDTPGASSVKSWMRARLSHGLN